CGGCGAGCGGTTGCCGGGACGCGTCGACGACTGTTACCGCGGGACAGTCACCGAGCTGGCGCTGCCGGCGGTTGACGCCACGGTGACCCGGGTCGACGCCGACGAGGACCCCGCCGAGGTGCCGGCGACGCTCCGGGAGGGGACGTATCTGCTGACGATGCAGGCCCGCGTCGCCGGTCGCGGCCGGGCGGTCTCGCCGGGGGTCGGTGACGAAGTCCGGATTCACGTCCGATTCGACGGGCCGGCGTCGCTCCACTCGGCCGGGGTGACCGCCGTCCTCGCGTTCGAGGAGCCGACGAGCGTCACCGTTGGGTTCGTCCGGGGAACGGACGCGGACCGACCGCGTCTGCAGGTCCCGGCGACGCCGACGGGACTCGCCACCGCGATTACGCACCTGAGCGGGGCCCACGACACGATGGCCCCGTCCCGGTCGCACCCGGATCTGCGTGGCCGGCCGCCGCTGGTCACGACCGGCGAGACGACCCGCATCCCCGAGACCGTTCGGCAGAACCGCCCCGACACCGGCATCACGCTCCGGGTGCCGCCGTGTGAGGCGGAACTGCTCGTCAGCGCGCCGCTGGCGTACTATCTCGGGGCCGACGTGGTCGTCGAGTCGCGGGACGCCGCGGTGCTGACGGCCGAGGACGCGTCGGTCAGGGTCGCCTTCGACGCGTGGCCGTCGCTACAGGAGGGCGTCGTCGCGCTGCTCCGGAAGGTGTTCTACCTCGACTGCCTGGTCAGACGCGTCGACCCGGCCGAGAGCGGGGGCCGCATCACGTCGGCGCTCTCGCTGGACCCGGATGCGGTTCGGTCGCTGTCGCCGGCCGGACGCCTCGAACGGTACGCCGAGGTTTCCGACGAGGCCGTGAACTCGATTCTGCCGGAGTGGCCCCTGTCGACGTACGTCCCCCCGGAGCCGGAACGGGTCCGCTGTCTCCCGTTCCTGCTCGACCGTCTCAGCCTCGTCTATCTGCCGGACAGCTCCCGGCTCGACCGGGACGAACTCCTCGACAGGACGCTGGCGGACGCGTATCTGAGCCGCGGGTCGGCCCAGCGCCCGCCGGTCATCGAGCCGACCCTGCGCGAGGGGCAACTACACGCCTGGCTCGCGCCGGGCACCCCAATCGACGCCTGCAAGACGCCGCCGGAGGCGTACGCGAACCGCCACCGGAGCCAGAGCCGCGACACCGACGGACAGCGAGTCGCGGTCGTCCTCAACGACGAGGAGATGGCCGAGGAGCACACGGAGGTCACGGAGATATACCGGGCGGCGGACCTCCAGATGGACGTGCGGGTCAGCGAACTGCTGTCGGTCGAGGAACTGGCCGAGGTGTTCCGACAGCCGACGGAGTTCGTCCATTTCATCGGCCACTGCGACGACGATGGACTGCGCTGTCCCGACGGGAACCTGGCGCTGTCCTCGCTGTCGGAGGCCCGAACGCAGACGTTCTTCCTGAACGCCTGCGGGTCCTACGAGGAAGGACTGGACCTAGTCGAACGGGGCGCGGTCGCCGGTGCAGTGACGATGACCGACGTGCTTGACAGACACGCGGCGCTTGTCGGAACCGCCTTCGCGCGCCTGCTGAGCAACGGCTTCAGCATCCAGCGGGCGCTGGAACTCGCCCGGCGGCGGATAGTGATGTGCAAGGACTACGCGGTCGTCGGCGACGGGACCTACTCGATTGGGCCCACACCCGCGCATCCGGCGGTGGTCTGGCTCTCGGAGGGCGAGACCGGGTTCGACGTGCAGTGTACCGTCGTCGCCCCGGAGCGGCCCGGTGAGCGCTTCCGGCTGCCGTTCGAGGACAGCACGGCGCTGAACGGCGAGCAGACGAGCCATTCGCTCGACGCCGCGGAGCTGGCCGAGGCCCTGGCACAGACGTCGCTGCCGGTCATCTACGACGGCGAGTTCCACTGGTCGGACGACCTGGCCGCGCGTCTCCGGACGGATTTCTGACGCGTCGCCGTCGCGTTCCGGTGTGGAAGTGTCGCTCCCGGCGACCGATTCGGCCGTCGTCGGGCGACGCTGGCGAACACAGCGGGGTGTCAAGCCCGCCCGTTCGAGGACTTCTGTTAGAACGGGTGAACAATATTTTATCGCCGCTCGACGGTGGGTGTTGTCGGATTCCCGGCGAAATCAACACTACTTGGTCGGTAAAATTAAATATGCTAATACACTATATCCGTCCAACGGACAATGACTGAAAATCTCCTACAGGACGACGTCGGCTCTATGTTGACCGCAGTGTTCGGGTCGACAGACGAGCCGGTGTACGTCGTGAACCCCTCGCGACGGAGCATTTCAGAGCTCGTGTCGACACTCGACGCCGACTCGGATGCCCCCGAGGTCCGCCTGCTGGCCGACGAGCGCGCGCTGAAAGACGTCATGGACGACTTCCTCGTGGCGAGCACCGCCGCCGACCTCGTCGACGAGGGGCGGCTCGCGATGCGGCTGTTGGACGACGTGCCGAACCACTCGGTCGCGGTGACCGCCGACACGGTGTACGCGCTGGTCACGATAAGCGACACTGTCGGCGGTCTCGGCACCGACGACGCGGAGTTCGTCGAGAACGCCTACGACTACTACGAGTCCAGCTGGGCGGACGCCGACGAGTACTCGCTCCGGACGCCGCCGCTCGACCGCGTCCGGAGCACGCTGGAATCGGACATCGGCTCGGAGACCGCGTCGGACTTCGACGAGGTCCTGAACTCGCTGTCGACGGCCCGCGGCGACGGCGACGGGCTGGACGAAGTCACCATCAGCCTACTCGTGGCCGCACGGAACGGCGAACTGCTGTACGACATCAGCAAGTGGGGCGAGGACGTCGGGCTGGCGAGCAAGGCGACGTTCTCCCGGACGAAGACGAAACTGGAGGACATGAACCTCATCGACACCGAGAAGGTCCCGATAGACGTGGGCCGGCCGCGACTCCGCCTGATGCTCGGGGACGAGCGGCTCAAGGAGGCCGAGCCGGACGAACTGGCCGCCGTGGCACAGTCGCTTCTCGCCGCGTAGGTTTTTCAGGCTCCACCGCGAGGGCTTGGGCATGCGAACTGTCGAAGTCGTCGGGCGTGGACCGGCCGTCGACGCACTCACAGCGTTTCTCGCCGATATCGACGTCTCAGTATCACAGCCGTCGACGCCGACCGATTCTGGCGGCGACCTCGCCGTCGTCGTCGACACCGTCGGCTCCGAGCGGTTCGGAACGTGGAACGACCGGCTGCGAGACGCCGGGACGCCCTGGGTGGCCGTCGAACTGGGCGGCGTCGGCGGCGTCCCGGTGTCCGATGCCGCCATCAGCGGCTTCGGGCCCGAGACGGGCTGTTTCGACTGTCTGCGGTCGCGGGTCGAGGCGACGGTCGAGGACACCGAGGCGCTCGCGGAGGCCCCGTCGGCGGCCACCCAGCGGTTCGCGGGAGCGCTGGCCGGCCGGCTTGTGACACAGTTCCTCGACGGCGGGGGCACCCTCCTCGGGACCGTCACGGAGCTACCACACACCCAGCGGCGGTTCCTCCCGGTCCCGGGCTGTGACTGCGGCGAGCCGCCGAGCCGAACGCTCGGTGACGGCCGCCGGACGGCCCCCGACGGCGAGGCGCTGTCGCGGGCGGAACTCGGGCTCGACGAACGGGTCGGCATCGCCACGGAGGTCGGCGAGGTCGCATCGTTCCCGGCCCCCTACTACCTGTCGACGCTCGCAGACACCGCCGGCTTCAGCGACGTGTCGGCCGCCGCCAAGGCCGCTGGCGTCGCCGTCGACTGGGACACGGCGTTCATGAAAGCGCTGGGCGAGAACTACGAGCGGTACGCGGCCGGAGTCTACCGCCAACGGAGTTTCCAGCAGGGACCCGTCGCCGACGTCCCGGACGCCGTCGGGCCGGACTCGTTCGTCAGGGACGAAGCCGAGTGGGAACCGTCCACAGAACTGCCCTGGGTGCCGGCCGAGGCGTTGCTGACCGACGAACGGCGGTCGCTCCCGGCCGAGACCGTCCACTATCCGCCGCCGTCGAACGCCGTCAGGCCGGCGACGACGACCGGGCTGGGGCTGGGCAACACCGTCACGGAGGCGCTGCTGACCGGGCTGTACGAGGTCGTCGAGCGCGACGCGGCGATGCTGTCGTGGTACTCGACGTTCGAGCCGCTCCGGGTCACCGTCGACGACCACGACCGATACGAGACGCTCCGGCGGCGCGCCACGTCCGAGGGGCTCGACGTGACGGCGCTGCTGTTGACACAGGACGTCGACGTGCCGGTCGTCACCGTCGCGCTGGAACGGGACGAGTGGCCCCGATTCGCGCTCGGCACCGACGCGGACCTGGACCCGGGTGCCGCCGCTGCCGGCGCGCTGGAGGAGGCGCTCCAAAACTGGATGGAACTCGACGGGATGGGGCCGGAGGCGGCCATGGACGCACAGGGGGCCATCGGGCGCTACGCCGAATCGCCCGGCGAGGCAGCCGACCTGACGGCGGCCGAGACGGCGGTCCCGCTGGACTCGCTCGGTCCCGACGCGGACCGCTCCGGCGAGGCGGAACTGGAGGCGCTGTGTGACCGGGCCGCCGACGCGGGGCTCAGGCCGTACGCGGCGCGGCTGACGACGTGCGACCTCGAACAACTGGGGTTCGAGGCGGTCCGCGTCGTCTGTCCGTCGGCCCAGCCGCTGTTCTTCGGTGATTCGTTCTTCGGCGAGCGCGCCGAGGCGGTGCCGGCCGACCTGGGTTTCGAGCCGCGACTCGACCGGGCCCACCACCCGTTCCCGTAGGAGCGCCGCGGGGTCAGATACCGAACGTCGCCCGCAGCATGTCCCGCGTGCCCGGCCCGAGCCCGACCGCGGTGACGGCGATGAGCAACAGGAGCGCGTACCGCGGGCTGTCGTCGATGAACTCCCGGTTGAACAGCGAGACGACCAGCGAGGCGACGGCGAGCTTGACGACCAGGAACGGCCAGGACGTGCCGATAGCGGCCGAGAGGCCGGCCGGCTGCAGCGACTCGGTGGCCGCGATGATGAACTCGTTGGCCGGGTGTTTCGGGTAGTACGTCAGCGGGACGTTGAGCGCGTCGAGCCAGTCGGCCAGCAGGACGTTGGCGACGCCGTCGATGGCGTGGCCCCAGATGACCAGCAGGCCGATGTAGCCGGTCCCGTCGTTTATCGCCGGGCGATAGGACTCGAACAGGCGGTACAGCCCGTAAGACAGGACCGAGGCCAGCCCGACGGTCGTGGCGAGGACCGACGGGTACAGGGTCGCGTACTCGCGCGTCAGCGCGACGAACGTGAGATAGATGAGCGTCACGAGGACGAACGCGCTGCCGACAGCGCCGGTCGTCCGGTAGTAGCTGTCGACGACCCCGCGCTGGTCGAGGTCCACGCAGACGACGAGGACGAGCAGCGTCAGCAGGAACACCGTGCCGTAGATGACGGGGCTGATGATGAGCGAACTCAGCGGGTACTCGACGATGGGCGTGACGCCGGCGTCGACCGCGCGGTCGGTCGCGTCCTCGACGGTCCGCAACGCGCCGCCCAGCAGCATGAACGGGACGAACGCGAAGTAGAGCTTCGGGTCCTCGGCGATGTCGAGCCGTTCGAGGAGGTAGTAGACGCCGACGAGCATGTACACCAGAATCAGCATGTAGCCGACCTCGGAGACGATGGTGTACCCCGGCTCGGCGACGAGCCGTCCCTCCTGGATGGCCGCCGCACAGCCCTCGTACAGTGGCTGTGGCCCGGACGCGGTCATCTCCGCACAGCTGGCCGCCTTGGCGTCCGCGTACACCGGTCCCCAGAAATACCGCCAGAGGAACCGGTCCCAGACGGCCTGCGGCGCGGCGGTGACGGCTCCGGCCGCGACGGCGAGAATTGCGACGAGAGAGCCCACCCAGAGCTGACCGGGCCCGAAGTCATCGACGGCTCGCTCGAACGTTTCCATGGCCGAGTGACCGGTGGCAGGCGGTTTTAGCGTTCCGGTCGCGTCTGCGCGGCCCGGACTCGCGTGGCCCGCTCGGCGGGGTCGAAGACCGGCTCAGTCCCGGGCGAGCGCCTCGTTGCCCGCCGCTACGAGGGCCTCGTGTGCCTCGCCGTTGGAGGCGACGACCGAATCGCTGTCGTGGCTCCAGGGCTCGCCGTCGAGGTCGGTGACCGTGCCGCCGGCCCGACGGACCATGTGGACGCCGGCGAGCGTGTCCCAGGGGTTCATCGGGCGCGTGCACGCGAGGCCTTCGAGTGCCCCGTCGGCGACGTGGGCGAGCGTGGCCTGGAACGACCCCAGACGGCGGATGTCGCCGAAGCGGTCGCCGATAGCACCACACAGCCGGCCGAACTCGGCCCTGGCGTCGCGGTCCCACCAGCCGACCGGGGCGACGGCGAACGTCTCCGGGTCGGTCCGGCCGCTCACCGAGAGTCCGGTCCCGTCCCGCGTCGCGCTCTCGGGGCCGACGGCGTAGAGGTCACCATAGGAGGGCAGGTAGGTCACCGAAGCGACCGGGTCGCCGTCGACGACCGCACAGACGCTCGTCGCCCACAGACGCATCCCACGGACGTAGTTCGCGGTCCCGTCGATAGGGTCGATGACCCACGCCGCGCCGTTCTCGGGGACGCTGTCGACCGCTTCGGCGTCGCGGTCGCTCTCCGGGCCGGCGACTATCGAGAGTTCTTCCTCACAGAGGAACCCGTCGTCGGGGAACGCCTCCCGGATCGTCGCGACGACTTGTCGCTGGGCGTCGCGGTCGGTTTCCGTGACGAGGTCGTTCTTGTTGGCCTTCGACTCGACGCTGAGGCTGCCACGGAACTGCTCGCGGGCCACGACACCGCCGGCGCGAGCCGCCCGTTCGGCGACCGCCGCCCGGTGGCTTGCATCAGTCATACCTGTGGCTGGACTGGCCTCGTTCAAACCACCTCGGCTTCCAGCAAAACAGGGCCCTCGACCGGCGACGACTCAGTCGTCTTCGACGGCCTCGTCGACGGCCTCCAGAATAGCCTCGGCGATGTCCCGTGCCTCGTCGGGCGTGTACAGGACCTGGTTCCCCAGCGATTGCTCGATGCGGACGTAGCCGTCGTCGTCCTCGATTGAGAAAAACGCCGTGTTCTCCAGCGGCGGCACGCGCAGGCTGGCCCCCTCGGACTGGTCTGTAGCCATGTTACCACGTAACGCATGTATCGATTTAAATCTACGGCTCGGGGCGGGAGAACCGGGCCGCGTTTCAATAATTGATAACTGGACCCAAACGGATTATACTACCCCCGGAAATGTGTACATATGGCTTCGATACGTGGGGCGTTCCGGTTCAGCAAGAACGTCGCGGTTATCATGCTTTTGGGGGCCGTCTACGTCCTCGGACTGAGCGTGAAGACTGTCGCCAGTGCATCGTCGAGTCGCCTGCCGCGGCTACACGCTCTCGGCGACGAAATCCGAAACCGACTCCGCCGGCCGGCGTGAGACGGCGAGACACCGTCGACCGCGACGAACCGCGACAGTCGAGTATGTATAGCGGACTACGCCGCCGTCGGTGGCCACTGTCCGAGGCATCCCGTGACGTCCCGTGAGTAGGGCCCGACCCTGGGTCTGTCCGGGCCTATCGGGCGCTGTTCCATTACCTGTTTGAAAGGATTATGAGGGGTCCCCGATATACATAGTCATAGAATTTGATATATGTCGGGGTGAGGTGTGTGTTAGTATGCTGGTAATGTGGCGTATTCGCAGTGAATACCACGACGCGCGAACCACACTCTGACGGAATCGTGTACAAGCCGACCAAAATTTCCGGTGAATGTGCCGATCCTGGTTATTAATTGTGGATTACTTCACCCGACAGCTTTATTATATGCTACTTTGACATGACATCTTGTGTGGGAAACGTGCGGCACCTATCCAAAGCCAGCCATTGAAACCCAATAAAACGGGGCTTACCAGCGGTGGCAGCTGCGGCTCAGGGGGAGTAGAGCGTATGCTAGGATATCCATCAACTGAGGTACGGGAATGACGATACAGGCAAAACAGGCAAATCAAGCAGACCAACAGGGGATCGCTTCGAAGGCAGTCGACGAGTTCCTCGTTACTCCGGAGAGCGACGTCACGCCGGTTCTGAGCGTCGTGATGCCCACGCTCAACGAGGAGAGGGGCATCGTGGAGTGTATCGACCGGATCAAGACGGCGATATCGGAGTTGCGCGTGCCGACCGAGATAATCGTGAGCGACAGTTCGACCGACGCGACACCGGAGCTAGCGCGCGAGCGCGGCGCGACAGTCGTGACGCCGGACGAACCTGGGTACGGGTACGCGTACCGCTACGCGTTCGACGAGGCACGGGGGGAGTACATCGCGATGGGCGACGCGGACACGACGTACGACTTCGAGATGATACCACAGCTCCTCGAACCGGTTCGGAACGGCGACGCTGACATCTGTATGGGGAGCCGGCTGGAGGGCGAGATACGGGACGGGTCGATGCCGCCGCTGCACAAGTACGTCGGAAACCCGCTGCTGACGCGGTTCCTGAACACGTTCTACGGGGCCGGCGTGAGCGACGCACACAGCGGGTTCCGCGTGTTCACCAAGGACGCGCTCGAAACGCTAGAGCTAGAGACGACCGGGATGGAGTTCGCCAGCGAGATGATTATGGAAGCGGGCGCGAACGACCTCGTCATCGAGGAGGTCCCGATAATATACCACGAGCGAGAGGGCGAGGAGACGCTCGACAGTTTCAGCGACGGCTGGCGACACGTCCGGTTCATGCTCGTGAACGCTCCCGACTACCTGTTTTCCTATCCGGCCTTGCTGCTCGTTTCGGCCGGGGCGGTGCTGATGGCGCTTTCGGTCGCTCGGCTGTCGGTCGCCGGCGTCAACTTCGGCATCCAGACGATGGTTGGCGGGTCCTTGCTGGCAATCGTCGGGTATCAGGTCTGGACGCTCGCGCTGTTCAGTTCCATCGCCGCGAACCCGATTAACGAACCCGACGGCCCCCTCGTCGGCATGATACGGGAACAGTTCCAGCTAGAGCACGGAGCGTCTATCGGCGTCCTCGCGGCTGCTATCGGCGTGCTGTACCTCGGGACCGTGTTCGGGCAGTGGCTCCTCGCCGGCCAGGCGGCGTTGCCGTCGGCCACCGCCACTCTCCTGGCCTCGACGGTCGTGGTGCTCGGGCTACAGACGGTGTTTGGCTCGTTCTTCATGAGCATGCTAGCGGACAACAGCTAAACACCGGCGTTCGGCGGGCCGTCAGGCCTGCACACATCGACTAGCGCAGGTCCCGTTTTCCACGCACTGAAGTTCGGGCTGCGTTCGGTTTTGGGCGACGAACTCCCATTCGTCTCGTCCCACGCTATCGGTTCCGTTCGAGTACGAGAGCTGTCTGTACAGCCCGTTGTAGTTCATCACGCTGTCGTACTCCGCCCTGGAGTAGCGCTTCTCGTCGATGCCGTCCTGATGGGCGTCCAGCCCCATCGCGTGCCCGAACTCGTGCATGAACAGCGACGCGGTGACAGTCGTCGAGTTGTATCGCTCCATCGCCGCGATTCCGGGCCGTCCCGCGCCGACGTAGTAGTCGTCACCGTTGTAGGCCACGTCGTCGGTGACCAAGAGGTAGTAGTAGCCATCGGAGCGGTACTCCGAGTGGTTGGCCCGGAAGTCGTAGATGTCGTTTCCGGGCCCTGCGCGGCGTTTCGAGTAGACCGTCCCGTTGACTGGAAGGTCGGTGTCGTCCGCGACGAGGTGGATGTCGATACCGGTGGAGCCGTCCGGGTTCGAGACGGGCGCGTCCGCGAAGGTCTCGACGATAGCCCCCTGGACCGGGTCGCTGAGCGTCGCCGCCTGCGTGGAATCGACCTCGACGTAGATGTCCGTTCGAAGCGGGTCCGCGCCCGGAACGACCCCCTCACAGCGGACCTCCATGCCGTCCGGGTAGCCGTCTCCGTCCGTGTCCGGGTCGGTCGGGTCGGTCTCGTAGACGGACCGCTCTAGCGGGTCCGCCAGTCCGTCTCCGTCCGTATCGGTGGCGTTCGCGTCGACCTGCTGCGCGGCCGGGCCGTCGGCCCCGCCGCCAGCGGCAGCCTCCGGCGACGTGCCGGCGGCAGGTAGCACGACGGCAGCGAGAAGCAACGCGACGAACAGGACGGCCCCGACGCGGAGCACCGGCAGCCGACGGCCCGAGTCGCCCGCGAGTCGGCGGGCGTTGGAACCAATATTGATTTCGATATCTAAAGCTGCGCCGAATACGGGTCGCAGCAATCGAGATAAAATAGACGACATTGGCATCTCTACTTCCGGATTGTAGTGTTGCGGGTAAGTAATTG
Above is a window of Haloarcula sp. DT43 DNA encoding:
- the tbsP gene encoding transcriptional regulator TbsP is translated as MTENLLQDDVGSMLTAVFGSTDEPVYVVNPSRRSISELVSTLDADSDAPEVRLLADERALKDVMDDFLVASTAADLVDEGRLAMRLLDDVPNHSVAVTADTVYALVTISDTVGGLGTDDAEFVENAYDYYESSWADADEYSLRTPPLDRVRSTLESDIGSETASDFDEVLNSLSTARGDGDGLDEVTISLLVAARNGELLYDISKWGEDVGLASKATFSRTKTKLEDMNLIDTEKVPIDVGRPRLRLMLGDERLKEAEPDELAAVAQSLLAA
- a CDS encoding YcaO-like family protein, which produces MRTVEVVGRGPAVDALTAFLADIDVSVSQPSTPTDSGGDLAVVVDTVGSERFGTWNDRLRDAGTPWVAVELGGVGGVPVSDAAISGFGPETGCFDCLRSRVEATVEDTEALAEAPSAATQRFAGALAGRLVTQFLDGGGTLLGTVTELPHTQRRFLPVPGCDCGEPPSRTLGDGRRTAPDGEALSRAELGLDERVGIATEVGEVASFPAPYYLSTLADTAGFSDVSAAAKAAGVAVDWDTAFMKALGENYERYAAGVYRQRSFQQGPVADVPDAVGPDSFVRDEAEWEPSTELPWVPAEALLTDERRSLPAETVHYPPPSNAVRPATTTGLGLGNTVTEALLTGLYEVVERDAAMLSWYSTFEPLRVTVDDHDRYETLRRRATSEGLDVTALLLTQDVDVPVVTVALERDEWPRFALGTDADLDPGAAAAGALEEALQNWMELDGMGPEAAMDAQGAIGRYAESPGEAADLTAAETAVPLDSLGPDADRSGEAELEALCDRAADAGLRPYAARLTTCDLEQLGFEAVRVVCPSAQPLFFGDSFFGERAEAVPADLGFEPRLDRAHHPFP
- a CDS encoding DUF63 family protein; its protein translation is METFERAVDDFGPGQLWVGSLVAILAVAAGAVTAAPQAVWDRFLWRYFWGPVYADAKAASCAEMTASGPQPLYEGCAAAIQEGRLVAEPGYTIVSEVGYMLILVYMLVGVYYLLERLDIAEDPKLYFAFVPFMLLGGALRTVEDATDRAVDAGVTPIVEYPLSSLIISPVIYGTVFLLTLLVLVVCVDLDQRGVVDSYYRTTGAVGSAFVLVTLIYLTFVALTREYATLYPSVLATTVGLASVLSYGLYRLFESYRPAINDGTGYIGLLVIWGHAIDGVANVLLADWLDALNVPLTYYPKHPANEFIIAATESLQPAGLSAAIGTSWPFLVVKLAVASLVVSLFNREFIDDSPRYALLLLIAVTAVGLGPGTRDMLRATFGI
- a CDS encoding inositol monophosphatase family protein translates to MTDASHRAAVAERAARAGGVVAREQFRGSLSVESKANKNDLVTETDRDAQRQVVATIREAFPDDGFLCEEELSIVAGPESDRDAEAVDSVPENGAAWVIDPIDGTANYVRGMRLWATSVCAVVDGDPVASVTYLPSYGDLYAVGPESATRDGTGLSVSGRTDPETFAVAPVGWWDRDARAEFGRLCGAIGDRFGDIRRLGSFQATLAHVADGALEGLACTRPMNPWDTLAGVHMVRRAGGTVTDLDGEPWSHDSDSVVASNGEAHEALVAAGNEALARD
- a CDS encoding glycosyltransferase family 2 protein, coding for MTIQAKQANQADQQGIASKAVDEFLVTPESDVTPVLSVVMPTLNEERGIVECIDRIKTAISELRVPTEIIVSDSSTDATPELARERGATVVTPDEPGYGYAYRYAFDEARGEYIAMGDADTTYDFEMIPQLLEPVRNGDADICMGSRLEGEIRDGSMPPLHKYVGNPLLTRFLNTFYGAGVSDAHSGFRVFTKDALETLELETTGMEFASEMIMEAGANDLVIEEVPIIYHEREGEETLDSFSDGWRHVRFMLVNAPDYLFSYPALLLVSAGAVLMALSVARLSVAGVNFGIQTMVGGSLLAIVGYQVWTLALFSSIAANPINEPDGPLVGMIREQFQLEHGASIGVLAAAIGVLYLGTVFGQWLLAGQAALPSATATLLASTVVVLGLQTVFGSFFMSMLADNS